From the genome of Alosa sapidissima isolate fAloSap1 chromosome 14, fAloSap1.pri, whole genome shotgun sequence, one region includes:
- the LOC121682219 gene encoding uncharacterized protein LOC121682219: protein MFNIPRGKHDFAKNQRRLWLQAIKRADWGPVVPKGGKSVCSAHFISGEPSFDCDSPDFVPSIFPHSTTDSTAKVARYERQRRREESRAPDERPSVMPDLESSADEPAPENTLERQYRELQEDYSSVKKELETVREENRQLKEKLRNSKFGFDSISDPALCFFTGLQTAQVFLWLLSILKRSAISLRGGLTWENHLLLVLMKIRLGLSNKDIAYRFGLPFSTVSKILREWVPLLSSVLKPLVIWPSKEAVRANLPKSFKPKFKNCRCIIDCTEIFIERTYNLKARAPYPFCLMGGVVGPQTK from the exons ATGTTTAATATTCCTAGGGGGAAGCATGATTTTGCCAAAAACCAGAGGAGGTTATGGCTTCAAGCCATAAAAAGGGCAGATTGGGGTCCGGTTGTTCCAAAAGGAGGCAAGAGTGTCTGCAGTGCACATTTCATAAGTG GGGAGCCATCCTTTGACTGTGATAGTCCAGACTTTGTTCCCTCCATATTCCCTCATAGCACCACAGACAGTACTGCAAAGGTGGCAAG GTATGAACGACAGAGAAGACGGGAGGAGTCAAGGGCTCCTGATGAGAGACCTAGTGTCATGCCTGATCTGGAATCATCTGCAG ATGAGCCTGCCCCTGAGAATACACTGGAAAGGCAATACAGAGAGCTGCAGGAGGACTACTCCTCAGTGAAAAAAGAGCTGGAGACCGTACGAGAGGAAAACCGGCAGCTGAAAGAGAAACTGAGGAACTCGAAATTCGGGTTTGATTCCATTTCAGACCCTGCACTTTGTTTCTTCACCGGTCTCCAAACAGCACAGGTGTTTTTATGGCTTTTGAGCATTCTCAAAAGAAGCGCTATTTCACTGAGGGGTGGACTAACATGGGAGAACCACCTCCTGTTAGTGCTCATGAAAATCAGGCTTGGCCTCTCCAATAAGGACATAGCATACAGATTCGGCCTTCCCTTCTCCACTGTTTCCAAAATTTTAAGGGAGTGGGTACCCCTGCTGTCCTCCGTCCTAAAACCTCTAGTAATTTGGCCCAGTAAGGAAGCAGTAAGAGCAAACTTGCCTAAATCATTTAAACCCAAATTCAAAAACTGTAGATGCATAATTGACTGTACCGAAATTTTCATAGAGAGAACATACAATTTGAAAGCCAGAGCTCCATATCCTTTCTGTCTGATGGGTGGGGTGGTCGGGCCTCAGACAAAATAA